A stretch of Longimicrobium sp. DNA encodes these proteins:
- a CDS encoding YciI family protein produces MRVMVLVKATPNSEGEDIPTTELMEEMGRFNEELVKAGIMLAGEGLKPSRYGKRVHFSGSSRAVTDGPFAETKELVAGFWIWQVRSMEEAVEWVKRCPNPMPGEDSDIEIRPVYEADDFGEAFTPELREQEERLRGEIASRQQS; encoded by the coding sequence ATGCGCGTCATGGTCCTGGTCAAGGCCACCCCGAACAGCGAGGGCGAGGACATCCCCACCACCGAGCTGATGGAGGAGATGGGCCGTTTCAACGAGGAGCTGGTGAAGGCCGGCATCATGCTGGCCGGCGAGGGGCTGAAGCCGAGCCGCTACGGCAAGCGCGTGCACTTCTCGGGGAGCAGCCGCGCGGTCACCGACGGCCCGTTCGCGGAGACGAAGGAGCTGGTCGCCGGCTTCTGGATCTGGCAGGTGCGCTCGATGGAAGAGGCGGTGGAGTGGGTCAAGCGCTGCCCGAATCCCATGCCCGGCGAGGACTCGGACATCGAGATCCGCCCCGTGTACGAGGCCGACGACTTCGGCGAGGCGTTCACCCCCGAGTTGCGCGAGCAGGAAGAGCGGCTGCGCGGCGAGATCGCCTCGCGCCAGCAGTCGTGA
- a CDS encoding DoxX family protein translates to MSIFDPAPPPWPSRALSVLRIVLGLLFITFGTMKIFGWPPAPAPGMPPIPFLSQMWIGGVMEIVGGALVALGLLTRPTAFILSGEMAVAYFQFHFPLSFFPQTNNGVPAVLYCFFFLYLVFAGAGEWSLDAAIARSRARAATS, encoded by the coding sequence ATGTCGATCTTCGATCCCGCACCGCCGCCGTGGCCCAGCCGCGCGCTGTCTGTGCTCCGCATCGTCCTGGGGCTGCTGTTCATCACCTTCGGCACGATGAAGATCTTCGGCTGGCCGCCGGCGCCCGCGCCGGGGATGCCGCCCATTCCCTTCCTGAGCCAGATGTGGATCGGCGGGGTGATGGAGATCGTGGGCGGCGCGCTGGTCGCGCTGGGGCTGCTCACGCGGCCGACGGCGTTCATCCTGAGCGGCGAGATGGCGGTGGCGTACTTCCAGTTCCACTTCCCGCTGAGCTTCTTCCCGCAGACCAACAACGGCGTGCCGGCGGTGCTGTACTGCTTCTTCTTCCTCTACCTGGTGTTCGCCGGGGCGGGGGAGTGGAGCCTCGACGCCGCCATCGCCCGCTCGCGCGCCCGCGCCGCCACGAGCTAG